DNA sequence from the Bradyrhizobium sp. CIAT3101 genome:
AGGCGGCGCAGGACGCACGCAAAAATCTTTTAAACAAATTCAAGTCGCAGCCGGGGCACGACGATCCCGCGGTCGCGGCGAAGCGTGCCGAGCGCGAGGCACTCGCAGCCAAGCGCGCCGAGGTGAAGGCCGCTCGCGAGGCTGAAAAGGCCGAGCAGAAGCGCGTCGCGGAAGAGGCTGCTGCCGCCGAAGCGGCGCGCATCGCCCGCGAAGCCGAAGAGGCGGTCGCCAGACAGGCCGAACTCGAAGCCGAGCAAAAGGCCAAGCGCGACGCCCGTTACGCGGCCCGCAAGGCCAAGCGGAAGTAACTCTCAACAAGATTTGACCTGAAGCGGATGTGCTTCAGGTCGAATCCTGACGGCGCTACCAGCTCCGTCCGCGCGAACGCGTGCGCACGATGGCAGGCCATCGACCGAGCCTGGATCAGCGCATGCCGGGCTCGCCTCGCGAGGGTGCCCGGCATGACGGCATGAGATCAGTTCTTCTTCATCATCCCGTCGTCTTTCTTCATCCCATCCTTCGACATCGTATCCTTCTTCATGCCGTCGTCCTTGGACATGGTGTCCTTCTTCATGCCGTCCTTGGACATCGTGTCCTTTTTCATCATGCCGTCGTCCTTGCCCATCTTGTCCTGGGCGAAAGCGGCGGGCGACAGCGCGAGGCCCAGCGAGAGAACGGCAGCCGAGACGCCGAGCGCAATGCGGGTGCGAATGGTCATGAGACATAATCCCTTCGAGATGGTGTTCGTCAGCGACTTGTGCCGCGACACAATCTCGACGGTTCGACGCGCCTGCTTGTTACGCGACGTTGCGATTTTTTCTCACACCGTCCGGCGGACCTGCGCGAACGTCGTCTGTCAACAACGGGAATAGCGGGACCCGGCGTGTGCAGCGCAGCAAGGTCAACACTTGCCGCGGCATTCGGTCTCGAACTATCAGATGAGAGAAGTTCAGGGCAAAGACCGGCTAAGATGGGCCTTCGCGCCGGTCTCATGACCGCCCAAATCACGTCAAACAAGAGCCGTTCAAAGAACCGTCAAGGGGATACTCCATGTTCACGCGTCGTCACCTGCTCGCGACCGCTGTCGCAGCACCCGCCATTCTCCGCTTCGGCATCGGCACCGCGCATGCCGCGACCACGCTGAAGATCTC
Encoded proteins:
- a CDS encoding DUF6481 family protein produces the protein MSGFREPGFADRQKAAQDARKNLLNKFKSQPGHDDPAVAAKRAEREALAAKRAEVKAAREAEKAEQKRVAEEAAAAEAARIAREAEEAVARQAELEAEQKAKRDARYAARKAKRK
- a CDS encoding pentapeptide MXKDX repeat protein, with the protein product MTIRTRIALGVSAAVLSLGLALSPAAFAQDKMGKDDGMMKKDTMSKDGMKKDTMSKDDGMKKDTMSKDGMKKDDGMMKKN